tgtgtttaaAGACAGTGGTTTTGTAATCTATACACTAGCAGCATCTATCATGGTGCTTGGCCTCTTTGTTCCTCCAGTGTTTGTTGTGAGTTATGCCAAGGATTTAGGGTATCAAGACACcaaagcagcttttcttctgACTATTCTGGGATTCATTGATATCTTTGCTCGCCCAATCTGTGGAATGGTAGCTGGTCTTAAATGGGTTAGACCACGCTGTGTCTACCTCTTCAGTTTTGCTAtgatttttaatggttttaCAGATCTCATGGGTTCTATGTCTGTTGATTATGGTGGACTGGTGgtcttttgcattttctttggcATTTCTTATGGAATGGTAGGTGCTCTTCAGTTTGAAGTTCTCATGGCTATCGTTGGTACGCAGAAGTTTTCCAGTGCTATCGGTTTAGTGCTCCTGGCAGAAGCTATGGCTGTTCTGATTGGCCCACCATCAGCAGGCAAGTATGCCATTTagcacagaatttaaaattgtGTGCATTGCATTCATTTACACAAAATATAAGGGAGCTGAGAAAAAGATGCGAGTCACTCAAGAAGTGCAGATTGTGCTAGTGTTGCACATCTTTCGAAGGCTTTCTGCAGTTGCACTCTGAAATACTCCAAGAAGGGATGGAATAACCCGTTTCCTTCTTGGGTCTATTTCAGGATTGGTTAAACTGCCATCTCGAGATGCTgctatttctttctgaaatccTGCACTGATCTTCTTATTGGTAGATAGCTGACTGGGATTCAGAATATGAAACCTGTcaattttctttgggaaataTTAGGATACATTCTCTATATCCATGGTAGATttgagggaggaaagaaaacatctgAAAGACGAAATAAAATCCTACAAGGAGGCCTATAAAACCAGACTGATTTAAGGAAGGTGGAGTGCTTCTATTGCACATCTTACAACCCAAGAATAGGGGGACATGACAAAATAGTAAAATTCATTAATTTGAAGtcaaaacacaaattaattACTAATCAAAGAACATACATTTTACAGACCCTGAACTGAAACACACTTTCCCTCCCAAAACCCACCAGGTCACTGCCATAGAATGCTTACTGTTTATACCAGACAATTTTAACAAAACCTCCTTCATGGGAAAACCAGTATTATGCACCACTTCTTCCAATCTTCAAGTTTGGAGAGGCACTTCCTTCATATCCTCCCACCTGTTCTTTCACATCCACTGCATCCTGTAAAAATTTACCTTTCCCAGTGTCAGAATCAGTCAGTTACTCCAGACTGACTACTgaataacattttcattttaagcaGGCAGTCCACTACCCGTGTAGAAAGGTAAATGAAATTGGGAGCAAGAGGATAAAGATGATCAGATCATGATACAGATGACACAGATACCATTCATGGATGCCCatatttttatctgaaatacAAAGCATCTGTTTGATCTTTCGCATCTGAAGGCGAGGCCAGTTTTATTTCAGATGAATTGCATgcctctgtgtgcagcagacTATGTGTTTTGATATCTCATGCAGTGTCAGTGACTGTTAAACTGAACCGAAATAattgagaaatattttgttataaACTTGTTTTAATCCTATTTCAAAAAATCTTGTTAGGTAGTCATGGTGATTCTAGACAGGAGAgtcaaaatgctttaaaaatcagaaaaatattcacTGCAAGATAATCACTTTTGTTAACTACCTGGAATGTTGCCTTTTTCAGGAAAACTCCTGGATGCAACGGGGAGGTacatgtttgttttcattattgctGGAATTGAAGTTACCACCTCAGCCCTTGTATTGGCCTTGGGAAATTTCTTCTGCATTaagaaaaaatcagaagaaCCGCATACaaaagaagaagcagcagaaagagagGAATTAAACAAATGTGAAAACAAAACTCCTGAAGATGCCAAAGTGGACTCTATTGAAGTGGAGCAGTTTCTGAAAGATGAGCCTGAAAAAAATGGCGAAGTTGTAACTAACCCAGAAACATGTGTATGAGCATAACAAGGAACTGAGAAGTGtttagaaaagaaagatttccaacgctatttattttagaaacagaaatagtTTAGGGTTGGGCCATCTGCTTTAGTAACTTGGGGCTAGTCAGCTCATCAGGTCTCTTTGGAAGCTGATTAGCTAGACAACATCTTACCGGAAAACTAGCTTTATTGGTAAAAGGTGGAACATTGTGGTTATGTATTTTATGTAAACTAAAAAAGCTTTTATGAACACAAGTAGGCTCTTGCTATGCATCACCAGAAACTGCTCACTTGGAAGATACGGGAAAAGcatattttcagaaaagtgGAATTATATGTATGTTTTCAGACAATATTGATGAAATTGCTGTGTTGTGTGGCTAAATATAATTTCCCTACGTTCTCTGTGAAGGGAAAAGAGTTTGAGATGGATAAAAATCTCAGGAACTTAAAGGTCTCCATTAGGTTTTAGAATTTCTTAcctttttagatttttttttagataattGGCTCAGCCCTAATTTAATTTTGATAAGATCTGTAACTTTGATTTATGTAAATGCATTTCTGCCTAAATCTGTAACCTTTGCAATAATCACCTGGAAATCCTGTTTTTGGAAAGGCACATTACAGACAGTGTCCTCAGCAGATCACACAAGTGGTATTCTGAGATAgtactaaaaaaacccaaacagcagAATGGATCCTGACAGACCTTGAGGAAACAAAATTAGTCCACAAATCCATGCAttgttttcagtaaaatttCTCTAGAGCATTGAAAAATATTCCAAGTAACATGGACAAGATGATCAGTAGAATAGTCTGAAAAAGTGTCCATTTTGCATACAAAAGAAATGATGGTGCAAGTTTCTGGATGACTTACAGAGTGGGTAGACTTTGGGAAGAGACTGAACTACTTTGAAACATGTTAGTCATCCATAAAATGCAATGTTAGCATCATGGAAAGGTTTTAATATGTTtagttttgaggtttttttctacCCCATTTATCCCACTTCCCTACCCCCCAGCTTAATCTATGGAAGTTCAAAGTGCCATTCTTGCTGTTTGAGGAAACATGACAGAACTGTTGATAATTTTTATGATGGCATGGTACTgaatagaaaaggaaggcattgtgttttttttcccacccaaaaccactcaagaaatgtaatttttaaaaatataaaatcatgcTACTGCATCTCATCTCTCAAATCTGCTTATAAAAAACTGAATAGGCTTTGTAACTGCAGTAACAATCTTCAAAACAGACTAAATGTAACAGATTCAATTTTCTTAGTAGTAGCAAAGGAATACTGGCTTTCAGGTGCCAAAATTGTTCTGCTTAATAACTGAAAATTGAAAGACCCTAATCCCTTACAATTCAGTATCCACTTAAAATTTCTAACGGAAACAAAGTGCCAAAACCATGAACCATTCTCTAATGAATGATACCAACTTCCATTTTGGAAGTTTCTTCAAAATGGTTTTGCAATGTTAGGACAACCTTGCACAGAAATCGGAAGGTTAGAAAtataactttaaaaagaaatggatGCGACATAGAATAAACTGGTTTTACATCCTATGTAGTGCATTATTTTAAAGTCTTATTAATTTAGTGGCAGCAATCGTAGTGAATGGTATTTTCCAGTTGTAACAGCTTGCTTACTGAACTTAGCTCCAGTTTGCTAAAGACTAAATTGGTACTTGAAGCACAACACTGATAACTCCAGAAGGCAAGAGAAAAACGGAATCCACAGAGTAATTTATTATATCCTTGGAGGCTGCTTCAGATGATACATGAAAGCCTGATACAGCTTTCAGATTGGAGTTCCCTGTTGTTTCaaaaagcagaaactgaaaacCTTTCCAAAGGTGAATTCAGATTCTCAGACAGCCATTTCTGACTTACCGTGTGCTTTGATCACTGGATTTCTTTGCTAGATAATGCTATGCAGTTATCACAGAATGAAATGGTTATTCTGCAAATTGTCCAGACTGCTTTATAGGTGACAGAATGTCATTTGTGCTTATCATACTGACTTTCCAGACTATGTTTCATTTTCCATACATAATACTTTTACAGTTAAGCTGGAAAAAATTTTATGCTGTAATTTTATGTGAtttgagacagaaaaagaagttaGGAAGACAAGGAGACACGGTTCAACAAGAAACCATAAATCATCTTGTAAGCAAAACTGGTGTTAATAGAAAGGCCTCATTTGCCAATACAAGTTATTTTCTTCCACTCAAAGACCAATACCATTGACTGGGACTGCCAATGCTCTtgtgctgttttcagcacaGGCCTACCAATGGCTTGCAGTATTTATGACAGCAGGAGATGCTTACTGAATGACAGTGGTCAAATCAAAGGACTCCTTTATtgactgtgaggaaaaaaaggattagAATTTAATTCACtaagcagtttaaaaaaacatattaTCAGTGTAAAATCTTTTATCATTTTAATTAATTGCAAGAAGCATCAATACAAAGGTGAGAAACTCCTAATGTAGCTCTCTTAGCAACATCCAAAGTGGCAGGCTTGAGAGTACTTCAGAGTTTTAGAGCCAGTTAAGCTCCTTGCTCCCATTCAGTTCCACTCAAGGTAACACCAAAGTGTGTGGTAGCCCTCCAGTCCTCATTCTGTTCAGCTGCCTTTATCTTCTTGGAAAGAGATTCGTTAAACTGATGGGAAGGAAACCTCCATGCCAGATAtccaggctgaacacctgcTGGCCATTACACTAGACTGGGCTGAAGCATGTACCCAACTGCTCCAATAACCCTTTGTGGCCATGTCAATACATCTCCTATTTTATAGATCTCCCTCCTTCTACCCCAGTGTGTTAAAAActcaaaaccaaccaaaactaAACCCCACAAGCATCGAGTCCTTAGGTTCCCAGCACTGTCCAGCCAggcttctttttaatttaactcTGCttactgtaaatatttaaatagattgataaatatttttttaaaagtattttgtatatttaaaaGCAAGGAACTGATTTAAATTCTTCCAGATACTTTGCTACTCTATTTCTTTAATCTCAGTACCAACTGAGATGCCCTTAAGAGCGGTCTGCGAGATGTGCTCATCCACATATTTTGAGGATGTACACATCGAAGCCATAAAGCATTGCTAAGGAGACACTGATTGCTCAGGGTCACAGGCAGAACAGTTTCATGCAACATCTACCCAGATGAACCTTTGTTCCACCTTCACTTGATTAAAATTTTGTGAtttgaaaaaagggaaaaggaaaaggaagggaatgtAGGTAATTATGCAACCAAGTTGCGAAGCATCCAAAGATTCTAGTTTACTCCTACATCATACACTATTGAAacatatataatttcttttgacACACAGATCATGAATATATCTAAGAAGTCTGGAAAGTAAAcaatcaaaaaaccaaaacagttttCCAAGATTCTTTCTCTGAAAGTCGTGAATAGTCTTTTACCCCGCAGGCTGGCaaaattttgaaagcattttggaTCTTCACACATTCTATAAATTGTGTACTATAGGATTTATTGGCAAAGTATTGTATGATTGATTATGTAATAGGTCTTAGAAAAGTAAGGGCCTGATGCAAGGAGATTAAATGTGCATAAATGCCAGTAATACACAGAGACTAGATAAAAAAGAATACATGTGTTTGCACATACATACGTACATATGTGTGtagatacatacatacatacatgaataaaaatatatacgTAAACACGCAAAATACCCACAGGAGTAGATTACAGACAGTTTGCCCATTTATTAGACAGTGAGCagagttaaaattattttcttcctcctatACAAAGATCAGTTTGCTTTTTTGAAAattctaaattaaatattttgtaccCATTTGGAGCCTAGAAGACCTCAGCAGAACTAGAAGTCTTAAAGTAATGCAGCTGTTTCAAAATAAGCCAGTCCCCTAAAGTTAAGACTTGAGATGGATGGTATGAAGATATGGTGTAAAGGACTGGAGAGATTTTGTGTAATATTAAATTCCATCTACACAAACGGGTATTAGGCCACATAGaatcattctttaaaaataaattagaacaTTCCCCTAATCAAGCAACCaatcttcaaaatgaaaaagcaaaattcataTATGCACCATTGGCACAtcccaaagaaaatgtttaGTTTGGTAGACAATTATAAAAGGAAGAATTTCAGAATGCAAACTCTTACACGTTACAACATGTAAGTATTGACTTATGTAGTGTGTCTGTGTCTCTTTGCCACACTCATCTATAGGATTATGAGAAGCAATTAATTTTGTGCGAGATGACATTTTGTTTCTTGTTAATGCACTTTAATGTAATGTGTATATTTATacttagtaattttttttatgcttttctaGTAAACTGTTGCAAATGtagtgaataaataaatatctgatTGTCAAAAACTGTGGGTTTGAGAAAATAAGCTGAGGAAAAATTAACTTTAGCACCCCAATATGGATATTAGGCTTCATTTGCACATACCTATTAAACCGCTATACAGGGACAAGAGTGTTTATAGAGAAGAGCTGACACTCAGCTGACAGGCAGCCACAATTTAATGTGGGCAAGGGGACTGCTTTTGTCATGACTCATAGTTTGGCCAATTCCAAAATGGATATGTGCTTCTGCTGTAAGTGATCCTGAAAACTACTTTAAAGCATCatctaatttaaaataacagcaaTTAATTTTGTACTGTGCtttgtaaaaaatattaatgttctCCTTTGAATAGTGCTCCAGATTTTGTCTGCAGGTAAAGTTTTATGAACTGTCTTGAGTTATAAAgcccaaaatattttgaacacTGACATGTTGGCAAGCTGTCTGTACTGTCAAGTGATGCTCTTCAGAATTTGAAAGCTCCTAAGAAAACACAGTGCAGGCATACATTTATGTTGTGGGTTTTTGGCTCCTATGGTACCTCAGCTAGGACTAGCTCCTCAAGGTATAATCTCAAGGCTACATCCAGGTGAATCAAAATTACAAGCAATGTAATTCACAAGCAAGACCGATCTTTTGGAATCTGAAGGTACATACTTGTGCTTAATCTGTGTCAAGAGATCTTTGAGAAAACTTTCAAAGCTCACTTAAAAAAGTTTCTCTGTATATTTACACTGAAAAGGTCGCAGGTCTAGTTTACATAAACACATCCTCCCCTTAGTATTTGAATAGATACACGATTACCTTTTATGGTAGTTTAATTAAATTGGCAAGACTTAAGGTGTAATCAAATGCTTTGCAACCCAATGGCCAAACCAAGCCATATACTGCTGCAGGAATTAATATTACTCAGTGGACTAAAATGACAGAACTTACTAGCATGTAGTCAGCCCACTCTTGTGacagaaaaccagaatttaTCTTTGCCTCTGGCTGTCTTTGAGTCTGAAAGAAGTAGGGCCAATCACTGTAGGGGAAAATGTGCTTGATCTGATTTGCACAGCTgctgtttcctgctgctggaccTGTTGAAGAAAGTACTCCTCTACTTCTGGAAGACTAAACCTTGACAACAGCAGTGGCGCCGCGAATGAGAAGCAACAGCTTTGGAATGGATTGTTTCAGCAGCTTTCTCAATGCTTCTGAAACAGAGGTTATTTTTGTGTCAGTTAAAATGCTTATGCTCTTAAAAGCATTTTGCTAGTGACACAGTCAGTGAGATCAGCAGTCCTGTATTTGTCTGAGAATGTATGGCAAATTAAGATACGGAGTAAAAAGCTACTTACCTCTAGATATACACTGTTATTTCCTTGACTGAGCTCCGTATTTGCTTCATCATGTCAGCAACATTTCAGCTGGCAGCCTTCCTCACTACTCCCAGATGAATACTTCAGAGCATTAAGAAAGGATAGCTTTTGCTCTTCTGACTTTTCATTTACTACTCTTTCAACAGTTTAAAACCTTTCACAATAAAACTCTGAACCCAATGAAAAAGTATATACAGATTTTAGTATTTAAAATTCTTAAACAGCAAAAGACCTTCTGAGTCTCGTTGAAAAACGTGCCTTAAGATCCATTGATGACGTGTCagacaaaatacattttttttggCCGTGAGAGCAGAGAAACATTTGCTGTTAGGGGTCATCTAAGAAAAAGAACTGTGCATGATCTCAAATTACCCTGGCTTATCCTTTCCTTAAGGATTAAGGGAAATACCAGAAGCTGTGTCCTGCCTTTGTGCCTGTAATGCTTGCAGGTCTGAACCAAGCTGAGGACCGTAactgaacaatttttttttccttgtagtgCTCAGGactaagtattttctttttagtgtaTAATGTACCAAATGAATTCTTGTtccacatcccatcccaaacaTCCTGGATTGGTCACGGTAAAGACACTGTAGACTAGGGCTTAATAATTTAAGATGATCCAcgacatttttccctttttccactttttcacATTCCTCTTTGTCCATTAGGCATACATATATATCTCAGACCTATACCTTAAGCATTTTGAAtcaaaaattgcccaaaatgTGATTAACAAAGAACATTTTAGGCATATTTTTGTAGATTCTCTGTGTACAGTTCTCTGCTCATTTTCTACTATCCCTCTGCCTGAAGCATATAATGGGTTTGACAGAAGAACCAAACCATACTAGTCTTAATAATCttaagcaaggaaaaaacccaccaataTCTAAGAAGTTGTAAAGTGTTAATACTGTGCAAATATCTGCTGAAAAAGTCGGTATGATTTGGCTGTGAAACAGATTCTTACTGAAGACCAGGCCTCTGAGCACTCTCCTTGCACAAAAGTATTGAACAGTACACATAGTCTATACCAATTCAGGTTCAGACAGTCACTGAAATCTATACATATGCATGTAAAATCAATAACTGTCACTTGAATGAATCAAAGGGAAATGTActgtttttaataacaaaatacTGCATTCTTTCACAGTAAAACCTTTTTATTATTAACCTAACTCATCCAGTGAATTTTAGAAGCTGCTGTAGGATTAAGTTCATGATGGATTACACTTGCTCACAATCTCAAAGCttaaattttgatttctgaACAGATGGCCCAGcactattaaaaaaacagtagcattgtttgttttaatttggtATTTTGTACACAAAGTGCAGCTCTTGTAAAGCAAAAgtcaaagaacaaaataaacgcctttttatttaattattttaaaagagaaactaAATATTCTTGAAATCAACACGTATGCTGCTCTAGCCAATGCTATCCTCAAGGGTCTGGGACATAAGGAAACAAAGACAAGTAGTTATACTCATGACATTTTTCCTACTGGAAACGATGACTTCATCAACGTGCCTTCCTCCAAGGAGtactttgaatattttcatGAAGCTAACGTGGAATACATGGACTCAAATGTTTTCTCTTAATGGCTCTCTTAAAGcagaggatttattttctttttttttttaaagtacttgtACCGCAAAAACTCAAGGACTCTGTAACCACTCAAGATTATGTAAAACAGCGGCACAGGTGGTATTTTCCATATAAAAGCATATACACAATTTTAAGCGAAAACcatgagaagaaattaaaatatcctTCCAACTTCTAAATGTCTGATAATAAGAAAACACGGAGGGTTCCTGAAGGTGTGCCTACCCTCAGGTTACAATAGACTTTTGAGAATCATATAGCAAAATCTGGAATTTTATTATACAGGGCACCACTGTGAGTACACCTCACtatttttcttgcctttatCTTAGCTCCCATAACTGATCTAATCTCAATTCCCCTACTATACTTTCTTATCAATACTCTGCATTACTTGATACGCGAAAGCTTTTGTACAGAATAAAaaaacttctggaaaaaaaagaagtatccaaacaaaaacatttaCCTTTAAATTGGCAAAAAGGCATGCTTTCTGTGAGCAAAGTAATTaatgctttctctttcttcctgtaCACCCCAGGATTATAACTACCAAACTCTTTCACTGAAAGTTGTGCTACCAAGATAGTATCTTCAAATGTTTGCAACTGACAATATTCTTTGTAGGTACAGAAATCccttgaaaaaaagaaaaaagaagtgagaaatgagaaaagagaagaaaaaaggaagaaaagagaaaaaagaaaagagttgCATCAGGTAAATGGTGAAGATTCATTGCAAGTCAGTAAGTTACACCAAGAAGAACAGAAGTTATTATGAATGTATTTACACAACTGTTAAATTACACAAATACAGTGGTAGTACAAATGAAGTGCTTTGAGATACTGGTTTATACACAGGTTCATATAGACAGTCCAACTATTTTCTGCATGATGGAATTTAGCTATTATGAGGACAAAAACTGCCCACAAGTGAGTACAATTCTAGAAATCTGCAGTTAACTTTTAAGTATAGTACAGCAATCTAATGGTCCAGATACATAGGAAATAAAAAGTCTGCTTTTTTCAGTCCCTCAAACACTACACTATTAACCACAGATATTTACAAGAAAAGCACAGTGAAGTGTAAAACTGCTCAAATGGTAGTGCACATGCCTAAAATACCAAAGTTTATAGTAACTGAGGAAATAATTCTCTTATGCAAACTTACCAGTCAATCAAATTCTTGCGCTTTTCCACTATACTCTCCCCAAACACACATTTCCCCAGTCTGACCCAGAGTAAACACAAGCAAATAGCTACTGTTATGAAAGCATCCAAAGAAGAATGATAATTCTTGGTACGGGGACTTTTGAGGGGGCAAAAAAGAATTTGTAAacacccaaaaaataaaaactactcTTCATAAAAATCTGCAGACCAATATACCTTTAAAAATTGTCTCCATTTCTCAAAATACCTAACTGTTCAAACAAAATCTCTGTACATACTTTCCAGCACAGAACTTCCCATAATTTCAGTCATAAAGAGTTCTGGTACTGTTCCAAGTACCATAAGGACAGAACACGTACTTTTACAAGACCATTTACAGTAACAGACAGTATGAAGAATTTCCCATATTTCATAACCAACAGGAGCCAACAATACCTGCAACAACCTGAGCATGTTGAGTCATTCATGCCTAGATAATTACTCTGGGCATTCTCAGGTTAAATATACTTAAGAATTAAATATGATATGCATCTGAATTGTAAAAATTCTCAGGATTTTATGGCAAGAATAGGTTATTATGTTTGTGGGGTgttatttaggtttttttttttttgtataagaATTCCTTTTTTGAGTCTTGGCATGTAACAGAAGGCCTAAATCAATGTATTTATAAACATGTGGATTCTGAATGAAACATGCAAATTCTCTGAAGATTCAGCAGCAATGTCTATTTTGCACTTGTAACAGTCTCCAAGCTAATCAGCCTCAGcggagaagaaacaaaattttctgAGTAAAAACAATGTTTGAAAGTATCCATTCACCCAAACTAAGCAGAGAGACAGAACAAGCTTTCTAATTCTAAATCCCTCAAGTGTCAGTCTTTTACTTTGTTCTTAATGTtctttacaaaaaaagaaattcatcATTACAATCTCTACTATACTTAAGACTCTCCTGCAGGGTATTTTGTTATCCTCTTCTATGAAACACAATgagtatttaaaaattcatttgtgCTACACAGAAAGTTAAATGTCCAGTGTGAATGAAGACAGCAAACAGTAACATAAACCTCTAACAGTTTTAAAATCTTCATGAAAAAACCGACTCAGAATGGGACAATACGTGAAAGTAAACAATTTAAATAACAGCAGATGGTTTTGATTCATTTACATGTTCCCTGGCAGACTAATCTTTTAAACAAGAAATTTCAAGTCATTATCTTTAGTTCAGGTTTGTTTATACTCTACATTTTTAAATCAGACAAAAGCAAGAGTTCTTTACAGAGAAGTAAGCCAATAATTTTAGCAAAATGATACAAAAAACTTTCTTAAACCAAGTAAAAGATTTATAGTTACAGTAGAATAATAAAAAGGGAGTAAAGTCTGCCGCCTGTGGAGGGAAAACTGAAATGGCCATCCAGTAACAGGCGGTGAACTCTGTAAACCATCTttcttttccagccctgttaCCACAGGGTTCTCTTAAGGTCATTGGGTTTCTGGGAAAAGCGTCCTGTAATGGCAGCTGCTGGAGTCTCTGCATGTTCCTCCAAGAGCTTTTTAGGTCACATGGAGAACTCCAATTTCCGCTCTAGTTTAGGGTATATTTGCTAGTAAAGCCACTGGCAACATGGGAGATCAGCCATGCATTATCTGCCCTCCatggcaaaataattttcaccGGTGCACAGCAGACTGGAGAACACTGGTAGTAACCCGAGCAGGAATCTACCAAAGCCAAAAAACAAGACAACATCAGCACACATCCTTCCAGTTAACATACAAGTGTCTCGCAATGTACTTCTAAACTATCAACTGCCAAAATATAAGTGTGtgaatttaaaattcagtgaGCAATATTATGTTTCACATCCACCTATAGCTACACAAAGTTCCCTACAATCTTCCTCTTTTATTAGAAGTTAACACGGAAAATTCACCTTTCCAGTCAGAGGGGatgttttgaagaaaattagAGCATAAACATGTGCAGAAGAACGAACCAACCAGATCAAAACACTATCAACGCACAGTAATAGACTCAATggataattaattaaaaaaaatattaagaaggtaaaaaagaaattcattattttcaatAGCTTTTCTCTGTCCATGGGACACTGATACCTCTTGTATTTCCATAGCTTGACCTACTGAAGCAAGCGTAGCATTATTTCTTACCACTTTCACTGTGAAAGTGAAAAACCATACATCTCTGCAATTTAAGAAGCGAGAAACATCTAAGTAGCTGGATCGGTATTCAGTATTTGTTTCAGTTGTGAACAACTACAAATACTAAGGCATACAGTACAGGCCAACCAATGCAGCCACATACCAGACCAGACCAGAATGTGCATGTTTCCTGCATACAGGCTTTTCAATGCAAAGCTCTAGGTttacttttctgcattttttgtaACATCTATTTGTTTACTAAGATCTGATAACTGGTCTTTAAAGTGTTAAGCTGTCATTTACAGTTGGATCTTTTTAATGCTATACACTGTTCGAGAAGCAGGTTGTGCAGAGTCAGCCAAGCACACAAAGcagaaggagaaaacagaagagaaatagCAGGACTCTTCACCAACTAGAGATACAGGATTAATGCAAGCTTAAGCTTTATAGAGAAAGTGAGACAGCAGACAAGAGTTACACAACAGAATTTattaaggaacagaaaaatctcacagcttttttttaatatatagcAAATCAAAGAAGCTTTTGAAATACTTAAGAAAAGTATCCCTCAGCCACTAAGGTTCAGATTCCAACTGAAAGCTGTTATTTC
This portion of the Zonotrichia leucophrys gambelii isolate GWCS_2022_RI chromosome 18, RI_Zleu_2.0, whole genome shotgun sequence genome encodes:
- the SLC16A3 gene encoding monocarboxylate transporter 4; protein product: MGAVVADDGPSGVKAPDGGWGWAVLFGCFIITGFSYAFPKAVSVFFKELIREFGIGYSDTAWISSILLAMLYGTGPLCSVCVNRFGCRPVMLVGGLFASMGMVIASFCTSIVQIYLTAGVITGLGLALNFQPSLIMLNRYFDKRRPLANGLSAAGSPVFLCALSPLGQILQHEYGWRGGFLILGGMLLNCCVCGALMRPLEPPKKAEATKEPAEKKVKKKLLDFSVFKDSGFVIYTLAASIMVLGLFVPPVFVVSYAKDLGYQDTKAAFLLTILGFIDIFARPICGMVAGLKWVRPRCVYLFSFAMIFNGFTDLMGSMSVDYGGLVVFCIFFGISYGMVGALQFEVLMAIVGTQKFSSAIGLVLLAEAMAVLIGPPSAGKLLDATGRYMFVFIIAGIEVTTSALVLALGNFFCIKKKSEEPHTKEEAAEREELNKCENKTPEDAKVDSIEVEQFLKDEPEKNGEVVTNPETCV